From the genome of Bordetella sp. H567, one region includes:
- a CDS encoding DUF4148 domain-containing protein — MKAKTIVSALILSFAAIGAAQAANSEPNTVPFQGVYGQAVDSVSRTQVLGELHQARTAGLTGNADIDNTPFTAQADSGVSHAQIARGSDFGDSNNQPFQGA, encoded by the coding sequence ATGAAAGCCAAGACCATCGTTTCCGCTCTGATTCTTTCTTTCGCCGCGATTGGCGCCGCGCAAGCCGCCAACAGCGAACCGAACACCGTGCCCTTCCAAGGCGTCTACGGCCAGGCCGTCGATAGCGTCAGCCGCACCCAAGTGCTGGGCGAGCTGCACCAAGCGCGCACCGCCGGCCTGACGGGCAACGCCGATATCGACAACACGCCCTTTACCGCGCAAGCCGATAGCGGCGTGAGCCATGCTCAGATCGCCCGGGGCTCGGATTTCGGCGATTCGAACAACCAGCCGTTCCAAGGTGCGTAA
- a CDS encoding DUF4148 domain-containing protein: MKAKTIVSALILSFAAIGAAQAANSEPNNVPFQGVYGQAASNVNRTYVLDQLLQARSAGLTGNADIDNTPFTAQADSGVSHAQIARGSDFGDSNNQPFQGA; the protein is encoded by the coding sequence ATGAAAGCCAAGACCATTGTTTCCGCTCTGATTCTTTCCTTTGCCGCCATCGGCGCTGCGCAAGCCGCCAATAGCGAACCGAACAACGTGCCCTTCCAAGGTGTGTACGGCCAAGCGGCCAGCAACGTGAACCGCACCTACGTGCTGGACCAACTGCTGCAGGCGCGCAGCGCCGGCCTGACGGGCAATGCCGATATCGACAACACGCCCTTTACCGCGCAAGCCGACAGCGGCGTGAGCCATGCTCAGATCGCCCGGGGCTCGGATTTTGGCGATTCGAACAACCAGCCGTTCCAAGGTGCGTAA